In Betaproteobacteria bacterium, the DNA window TCGTGGACGAGCGCACGCTGCGTGAGGTGTATCTGCGGGCCTTCGAGATCGCCATCCGCGAGGCCTCGCCGTGGACGGTGATGTGCGCCTACAACCAGCTCAACGGCACGCCCGTGTCGCATTACGCCCGCTGCTCGACCAGATCCTGCGCAAGGAGTGGGTTTCCAGGGACTCGTGGTCTCCGACTGGGGCGCGGTGAGCGAACGGGTGAAGAGCGTGCGGGCCGGCCTCAACCTCGAGATGCCGGGTTCGATGGGGCGCACCGACGCCGAGATCGTCGCGGCGGTGCGCGCCGGACAGCCCAGAGGAAGCGCGCCTGGATGAACTCGTCACCCAGACGCTGGCGGTGACGCTGCGCGCCCACGAGGCCCGCCGCCCCGGCGCCACTTCGACCCCGCCGCGCACCATGCCTGGCGCGCCGCGTCGGCGGCGAGAGCATCGTGCTGCTGAAAAACGACGGCGGCCTGCTCCCGCTCGATCTGCAGGCGCCCGTTCGCGTCGCGGTCATCGGCGCGTTCGCGCAGAAGCCACGCTTTCAGGGCGCGGGCAGTTCGCAGGTGCGGCCGACCCGGATCGACACGCTCTGGACCGAACTCGGCGGAACTCGCCGGTCCCAAGGCCGTGTTGTCCTTCGCGGGCGGGCTATCCGCCGATGGTGCGACGTCGGACGCGCTTGTCGACGAGGCGGTGAAGACGGCGCAAGCCGCGGATGTCGTGATCGTCGCGGCGGGCCTGCCGGACGCGGTCGAGTCCGGAGGGTTACGACCGCACGAACATCGACCTGCCCGGCGGGCACAACCAGCTGATCGACGCGGTCGCCGCGGCGCAGCCGCGGTGTGTCGGTGCTGATGAACGGCTCCGCGGTGCGCCTGCCATGGGCGGACCAAGTGCCCGCGATCGTCGAGGGTTGGCTCGGCGGGCAGGCCGGCGGCGGCGCGCTCGCCGACGTGCTCACCGGCGTCGTGAACCCTTCGGGCAAGCTCTCGGAGACCTCCCGCGCCGTATCGAGGACACCCCGACGTTCCCTGACCTTCCCGGCCTCGATGGGGAAGCCCGCTACGGCGAGGGCGTTTTCGTCGGCTATCGCTGGTTCGACACGCGACGCCTCGAGCCGCTCTTCCCGTTCGGCCACGGGCTCAGCTACACGACCTTGCCTACACCGGGATCCGGGCCGACCGGACCTCGATCGACGACGAGGACGGCGCCCGAGTGCACGTCACGGTCAAGAACACCGGCCGCCGCGCCGGGCGGGAAGTCGTTCAGCTCTACCTCCACGAACGCGCGCCGCGTGTACCAGCCGACGCGGCAGTTGCGCGGTTTTGCCAAGGTCGCCCTCGCGCCCGGCGAGGAAAAGACGGTCACGCTCACCCTCACGCGGCGGGATTTCGCGTACTGGGACGTGCGCATCCACGATTGGGCGGTGCAGTCCGGCACGTTCGAGGTGCACGTCGGCGGCTCATCGCGGGACCTGCCGCTCCACGTTGCGCTCGACGTCACGGCGCGCCACGTGGTCTATCCGAAACTCACGCGGGATTCGCTGCTCAAGAGCTTTCAGGAGACGCCGGGCGGCAAGGTCGTGTTCGACGAGATCCTCCACACCGCGCTCGCCGGCATCGGTCTCGCGGGCGAACTCACCGGCACGCCAGAGGAGATCGAGGCGAAGGAAAAGTCGCGCGCCATGATCACGGTCTTCATCCAGGAGATGCAGGCCTGGAAGCTCGTGGCGGCGAGCCGGGGCGCGATCACCGAGGAGGGGCTGCAGACGATGCTCGATCGCGCGAATGCAGCCGTGACGCCGGGCGGGGAGCGACGGAGAATATCCTCCCGGTTTCCGCGCAAGGCGGCCCGCACTCTCCTCGTGCGATCCCGGCGTCTGGACAGCCCCATCGAGCGTATCGAGCATCTGGAAAACCTGCCGCTGCGTGCGTTCGTGCACAGCGTGCGCGACTGCGCGAGCCACCATCACCGTGACTGCGAGTTTCTCCTCTGCCTGCAGGGCCAGGTCGTCAGCACACGGCCGCCGGACGAGACGCGGCTCGGACCCGACGACCTGTTCTTCGTGCATCCCCACGAGCTGCACCTCACGCGCTGGTCATCGGGGACAAACCTCCTCGCGGTTTTGCAGACCGATGCCGCATTTGCCGCGCGGCTCGATCCCGACTTCATGCGCCGCCAGTTCGCGCTCAACGAATTCGTGCGGCGCAGCCCGACCGATCCGCGGGTGCAGACGATTCGCACGCTGCTGGCGGAGATTCTCTGGG includes these proteins:
- a CDS encoding glycoside hydrolase family 3 C-terminal domain-containing protein encodes the protein MLLKNDGGLLPLDLQAPVRVAVIGAFAQKPRFQGAGSSQVRPTRIDTLWTELGGTRRSQGRVVLRGRAIRRWCDVGRACRRGGEDGASRGCRDRRGGPAGRGRVRRVTTARTSTCPAGTTS
- a CDS encoding fibronectin type III-like domain-contianing protein, producing the protein MYQPTRQLRGFAKVALAPGEEKTVTLTLTRRDFAYWDVRIHDWAVQSGTFEVHVGGSSRDLPLHVALDVTARHVVYPKLTRDSLLKSFQETPGGKVVFDEILHTALAGIGLAGELTGTPEEIEAKEKSRAMITVFIQEMQAWKLVAASRGAITEEGLQTMLDRANAAVTPGGERRRISSRFPRKAARTLLVRSRRLDSPIERIEHLENLPLRAFVHSVRDCASHHHRDCEFLLCLQGQVVSTRPPDETRLGPDDLFFVHPHELHLTRWSSGTNLLAVLQTDAAFAARLDPDFMRRQFALNEFVRRSPTDPRVQTIRTLLAEILWELRLRRPGYRLMAEASVLRLLGHMVRDVPSKLGPPPPPLAKDESDELSASASSASSRISRRTAPNR